The Chengkuizengella sediminis genome includes the window CATTATCTGAAATTCAATTAGAAGCAAATATTTTAAATAAGTTAGGTTTTAAACAACTGCTTATTTTAACCGGGGAATCTAAAACTCATATTCCAATCTCTTTTTTAAAACAAGTCATTACAATGTTAAAAAATCAATTTGATTCTGTTTCTATAGAAATTCAACCTATGGATACTACAGAGTACGAGGACTTAGTTGCAAGTGGAACAGATGGAGTTACGGTTTATCAAGAAGTGTATGATGAAGAAATGTATAAAAAAGTTCATGTCAAAGGTCCAAAAAGAAACTATCAATATAGAATCGATACACCAGAAAGAGCATGTAGAGCTGGTATGTCAAAGGTGAATATGGGTGCTTTATTAGGATTAGCAGATTGGAGAAAAGAAGCCTATTATTTAGCGATGCATGTAAACTACTTGCAAGAAAAATATCCTAACACACAAATTGGCTTATCTTTTCCTAGAATTAGACCTCATTTAGGAGATTTCGAACCTGTTGTGGATGTAACCGATCAACATTTAATGCAGATGATGCTGGCTATGCGATTATTTTTACCTGAATGTAATATGAATTTATCAACAAGAGAAAGCCCTACATTGAGAGACGAATTACTATCCTATGGTGTTACCAACTTGTCGGCTGCTTCTTGCACTGCAGTAGGAGGATATGCAAATCAATATCAGATGGAAACAGCAAATCATCAGTTTGATATCTCAGATGAACGAAGTGTGGAAGAGATTGTAACTATAATAAAACAAAAAGGATACCAGCCTGTATAAGGAGGTTTATAACATGATCAATCGTGATTATCATAAAAATCCGTTTATCGTTATTTGGGAATTAACAAGAGCTTGTGGCTTAAAATGTTTGCATTGTCGTGCTGAGGCTCAATATAAACGAGACTCTAGAGAGCTTTCATTTGAGGAAGGGAAAAAATTAATAGATGAAATTTATGAAATGGACAATCCTTTATTAGTTTTTACTGGTGGAGATCCACTGGAACGAGACGATGTATATGACATAGCAGAATATGCTATACAAAAAGGTGTAAGAGTTTCAATGACACCTAGTGCAACCCCAAATGTGACAACAGCAGCAATTAAAAAAGCTAAGGATGTTGGTTTATCACGATGGGCGTTTAGCTTAGATGGTCCCAATGCAAGTATTCATGATCATTTTAGAGGGACGAATGGTTCTTTTGATCTAACTATGAGAGCAATAGAAACGATTAATGAACTAAAATTACCTCTTCAAATCAATACTGTTGTTTCAA containing:
- the thiH gene encoding 2-iminoacetate synthase ThiH; this translates as MSFYETYKKLKNKSIEDIFSIITSVEIKKVLQKNTFNEFDFLVLLSPAAVPYLDIMAQKAHENTVQHFHKKIELYAPIYISDFCVNHCEYCSFSITQTFKRKKLSLSEIQLEANILNKLGFKQLLILTGESKTHIPISFLKQVITMLKNQFDSVSIEIQPMDTTEYEDLVASGTDGVTVYQEVYDEEMYKKVHVKGPKRNYQYRIDTPERACRAGMSKVNMGALLGLADWRKEAYYLAMHVNYLQEKYPNTQIGLSFPRIRPHLGDFEPVVDVTDQHLMQMMLAMRLFLPECNMNLSTRESPTLRDELLSYGVTNLSAASCTAVGGYANQYQMETANHQFDISDERSVEEIVTIIKQKGYQPV